One genomic window of Dysgonomonas mossii includes the following:
- a CDS encoding GNAT family N-acetyltransferase, translating to MNFALHSERIKLRAILKTDTEAIYNYRSLPEVAKYQYWEPFTMEQAHDFVSRCCNPDLDEEDQWIGLAIVYQGKVIGDCAFKISENIAEVGCNISPEYQGMGLARESLSILIRYFLKNKDVKEIIGITDSRNIASVRLMQSLGMVKVPDFETRLVCKGENCIEHKYAIRIHD from the coding sequence ATGAATTTTGCTCTACACTCGGAAAGGATAAAACTAAGAGCAATCTTAAAAACCGATACTGAGGCCATATACAATTATCGCTCGTTACCCGAAGTTGCCAAATATCAATATTGGGAACCTTTTACCATGGAACAAGCACACGATTTTGTCAGCCGATGCTGTAATCCTGATTTGGACGAAGAAGATCAATGGATAGGCTTGGCTATCGTGTATCAGGGAAAAGTGATAGGTGATTGCGCTTTCAAGATTAGCGAAAATATAGCAGAAGTCGGTTGCAATATTTCGCCCGAGTATCAGGGTATGGGGCTCGCAAGAGAATCATTGAGCATTCTTATTCGTTATTTCCTTAAAAATAAAGATGTAAAAGAAATAATAGGGATCACTGATTCAAGAAATATCGCTTCTGTCAGGTTGATGCAATCGTTGGGCATGGTTAAAGTTCCGGACTTCGAAACCCGGTTAGTTTGCAAAGGCGAAAATTGCATCGAACACAAATATGCTATAAGAATACATGATTGA
- a CDS encoding helix-turn-helix transcriptional regulator — translation MEQKDVIIVDRQGITRIGMETLVGETKKASSVLFTESKSELVRLLSSHPEAVVILDYTLSDFISVDDLLNVGYRFSHVNWLLFSEELSYEFLRRLTSTSEAYSIVLKSSGLDEINIALAHVLRGERFICARVANQLLQAQKAPTDTVDHILTSTEKEILKEIAIGRTTKEIAANRNLSFHTIITHRKNIFRKLEVNNVHEATKYAMRAGLIDMAEYYI, via the coding sequence ATGGAACAGAAAGATGTTATAATCGTAGACCGGCAAGGTATAACCCGTATCGGGATGGAGACGCTGGTAGGTGAGACAAAAAAAGCCTCTTCGGTACTTTTCACGGAAAGCAAATCCGAATTGGTAAGATTGTTGAGCTCTCACCCCGAAGCCGTTGTGATACTGGATTATACCCTGTCTGATTTTATAAGCGTAGATGATTTGCTGAATGTAGGTTATCGTTTTTCGCATGTAAATTGGTTGTTATTCTCCGAAGAACTGAGCTATGAGTTTCTGCGCAGATTGACATCTACAAGTGAAGCCTACAGTATTGTGCTCAAGTCGTCGGGGCTCGACGAGATAAATATTGCACTGGCTCATGTATTAAGGGGCGAACGTTTTATTTGTGCAAGGGTTGCCAACCAATTACTGCAAGCACAGAAAGCTCCTACCGATACTGTGGATCATATATTGACCTCTACAGAAAAAGAAATACTGAAAGAAATAGCCATAGGGCGTACCACAAAAGAAATTGCGGCGAATCGCAATCTTAGCTTTCATACTATCATTACCCACCGTAAGAATATCTTCCGCAAGCTGGAAGTAAACAATGTGCACGAAGCAACGAAATATGCGATGCGTGCAGGACTGATTGATATGGCAGAGTATTATATCTGA
- a CDS encoding low molecular weight protein-tyrosine-phosphatase yields MQNIDNQKEYKVLFVCLGNICRSPAAEGIFKTMVKEQGLSDKITADSAGTSGYHIDELPDLRMRKHATRRGYTLDSLSRKFTVNDFDNFDLILVMDDNNHRDVMRLAPDLESEKKVYRMMDFSQDFVHDHVPDPYYSGADGFELVLDLLEDSCDGLLNKIKKGEL; encoded by the coding sequence ATGCAAAATATTGACAATCAAAAGGAATATAAAGTACTCTTCGTCTGTTTGGGAAATATCTGCCGTTCTCCTGCTGCGGAAGGAATTTTCAAGACGATGGTAAAAGAGCAGGGGTTAAGTGATAAAATTACAGCTGATTCGGCGGGAACGTCAGGATATCATATCGATGAATTGCCCGACTTGCGAATGAGAAAGCATGCAACAAGGAGAGGGTATACGCTGGATTCTTTGTCTCGTAAGTTTACGGTGAACGACTTCGATAATTTTGATCTTATTTTGGTGATGGACGACAACAATCATCGTGATGTAATGCGACTGGCACCCGACTTGGAATCGGAAAAGAAAGTATACCGTATGATGGATTTTTCGCAAGACTTTGTACACGATCACGTACCCGACCCTTACTACTCTGGCGCTGACGGCTTCGAGCTGGTTCTCGATCTGCTGGAAGACTCTTGCGATGGGTTGTTGAATAAAATAAAGAAAGGTGAATTGTAA
- a CDS encoding C-GCAxxG-C-C family protein gives MQNRVEKAIALFNSGYNCAQAVFTAYADIYGIDPETALKLSCTFGGGMAGTREMCGAVSAMTMIAGLETGTAKANDQEGKQYSFDKAQYLMNEFKKENKSVICQNLLLELEKEPEPADGKKRCSKFIKLSAELIEEHLIRKK, from the coding sequence ATGCAAAACAGAGTAGAAAAAGCAATCGCTTTATTCAACAGCGGTTATAATTGCGCTCAAGCTGTTTTTACAGCTTATGCGGATATATATGGTATCGATCCTGAAACAGCTCTGAAACTATCCTGTACATTCGGAGGCGGAATGGCCGGTACTCGCGAAATGTGCGGAGCTGTATCCGCCATGACAATGATAGCCGGGCTGGAGACAGGAACGGCAAAAGCCAACGATCAGGAAGGGAAACAATATTCATTTGATAAGGCACAATACCTAATGAATGAATTTAAGAAAGAAAACAAATCAGTCATCTGTCAGAATCTCTTACTCGAATTGGAGAAAGAACCCGAACCTGCCGATGGTAAAAAACGATGTTCTAAATTCATTAAGTTATCCGCCGAACTTATCGAAGAACATTTAATCAGAAAGAAATGA
- the pbpC gene encoding penicillin-binding protein 1C, with protein sequence MIEQYIQKSKAFIFRLWEKYKGAKKKYQIGIPICLILLVWYIFCLPSPLFHVPYSTVVSDRHEELLGARIADDQQWRFPTSDSIPEKYKICLIEFEDQHFLAHWGVNPLAIARAIKQNISSGKIRSGASTITMQTIRLSRKENRTFGEKFIEMILATRLEFSYSKDEILNLYASHAPMGGNVVGIDAASWRYFGHQAATLSWAEAATLAVLPNSPSLMHFGKNRDKLLNKRNKLLETLHQRGIIEKIDYELAVGEPLPFQPYALPQITPHLVTRIYKEDGGKHITTTIDKYQQEQTEAILNRWNAEFAQNGIKNIAAIVFDVEKNEVVAYCGNVDFEKDISANQVDIIQAPRSTGSILKPFLYCAMLQEGELLPNQLLPDIPINIGGFAPKNFSLQYDGAVYASEALARSLNVPFVVSLRNYSIPKFYNLLKKAGMTTLNRSADNYGLSLILGGAEGKLWDISSMYLSMAQQLNFYNEDGRYYEMGQPSYILNKNNGEKGDRIGNPLFSAGAIWQTFDALTNLNRPEEIDWRSIPSIQKIAWKTGTSFGFRDGWAVGVNPKYVVGVWVGNSDGEGRPGLTGARTAGMVMFDIFSSLPQSRWFERPDRDLVRAEICHESGFLKSMNCPETEIDTMWICKKGLEAKPCPYHKLVHLSEDMRYQVYENCAGSRGIIHTSWFILPPSWEWYYKEQHPSYRSLPPYSPECIKDSDVKPMEFIYPFPNALISLPKQLDGSPGQLVFELAHRNPQSRVFWHLDGQYIGETEIFHKKEYIPEKGEHTLTVVDDTGASLSTKFTIK encoded by the coding sequence ATGATTGAACAATATATACAAAAGAGCAAAGCTTTTATTTTCCGCTTATGGGAGAAGTATAAAGGAGCAAAAAAGAAATACCAAATAGGGATTCCCATTTGTCTCATTCTTCTAGTGTGGTATATATTTTGTTTGCCTTCTCCGCTATTCCATGTACCATATAGTACAGTTGTATCCGACAGGCACGAAGAACTACTTGGAGCACGTATTGCAGACGATCAACAATGGCGTTTTCCCACAAGCGATTCTATCCCTGAAAAATATAAGATCTGTTTGATAGAGTTCGAAGATCAACACTTTCTTGCACATTGGGGAGTAAACCCTTTAGCAATAGCACGTGCTATAAAACAGAATATCAGCAGCGGAAAAATCAGGAGCGGAGCAAGTACCATCACCATGCAAACCATCCGTCTGTCTCGGAAAGAGAATCGTACATTCGGAGAGAAGTTTATAGAGATGATATTGGCTACACGCCTCGAATTTTCATACTCCAAAGACGAGATACTCAATCTGTATGCATCTCATGCTCCGATGGGAGGAAATGTGGTAGGAATTGACGCTGCATCGTGGCGATACTTCGGACATCAGGCGGCAACACTATCATGGGCAGAAGCAGCAACCCTCGCCGTGCTCCCCAATTCTCCGAGCCTGATGCACTTCGGTAAAAACAGAGATAAGCTTCTGAACAAAAGAAACAAGTTACTGGAAACACTTCATCAGCGAGGTATTATAGAGAAAATAGACTACGAACTGGCAGTGGGCGAACCCTTACCCTTTCAGCCTTATGCCCTGCCACAGATAACGCCGCACCTGGTTACCCGCATATACAAAGAGGATGGAGGTAAACATATAACAACGACCATAGATAAATACCAACAGGAGCAGACAGAAGCTATTCTTAACCGTTGGAATGCAGAATTTGCCCAAAATGGAATTAAAAATATAGCAGCAATAGTTTTCGATGTAGAAAAGAATGAGGTTGTCGCCTATTGCGGGAACGTTGACTTCGAGAAGGATATCTCCGCCAATCAGGTAGACATTATACAAGCGCCTCGCAGTACAGGCAGTATACTCAAGCCTTTTCTCTATTGTGCTATGTTGCAAGAGGGAGAATTACTCCCCAATCAACTCCTACCCGACATACCGATCAATATAGGAGGGTTTGCGCCCAAGAACTTCAGCTTGCAATACGATGGGGCCGTTTATGCCTCCGAGGCCCTTGCACGCTCTCTGAACGTCCCGTTTGTCGTATCTCTACGCAACTATAGCATACCCAAATTCTATAACCTGCTAAAAAAAGCGGGAATGACTACACTCAACCGTTCTGCCGACAACTATGGTCTGTCTCTTATATTAGGTGGTGCTGAAGGGAAACTATGGGATATAAGCTCTATGTACCTCAGTATGGCGCAGCAATTAAACTTTTATAACGAAGACGGCAGATATTATGAAATGGGTCAACCCTCTTATATACTGAATAAAAATAATGGAGAGAAAGGCGATCGTATCGGGAATCCGTTATTTTCGGCAGGAGCAATCTGGCAAACATTCGACGCACTGACAAACCTGAACCGCCCCGAAGAAATAGACTGGCGGTCGATACCATCTATACAAAAAATAGCATGGAAAACGGGAACCAGCTTTGGATTTCGCGACGGATGGGCTGTAGGCGTAAATCCCAAATATGTAGTTGGCGTCTGGGTTGGAAATTCTGACGGAGAAGGACGTCCCGGGCTAACAGGTGCTCGTACTGCGGGCATGGTGATGTTCGACATATTCAGCTCATTACCGCAAAGCCGTTGGTTCGAAAGACCTGATCGAGATCTTGTAAGAGCAGAGATATGCCACGAAAGCGGATTCTTGAAAAGCATGAATTGCCCGGAAACAGAAATAGATACGATGTGGATTTGTAAAAAAGGGCTGGAAGCAAAGCCATGCCCATATCATAAACTTGTACACCTATCGGAGGATATGCGTTATCAGGTTTACGAAAACTGCGCAGGCAGTAGAGGTATTATACATACATCATGGTTCATTCTACCTCCATCGTGGGAATGGTACTACAAAGAGCAGCACCCTTCTTATCGTTCTCTACCTCCTTATTCTCCCGAATGCATCAAAGATTCGGATGTGAAACCCATGGAGTTTATTTATCCTTTCCCTAATGCCCTCATTTCACTACCTAAACAGCTGGATGGCTCTCCCGGACAACTTGTATTTGAACTGGCTCACAGAAATCCTCAGAGCCGTGTGTTCTGGCATCTTGATGGGCAATATATAGGAGAAACTGAAATCTTTCACAAAAAAGAATATATTCCTGAAAAAGGAGAGCATACTTTGACTGTAGTAGACGATACCGGAGCTAGTCTTTCCACAAAATTCACAATAAAATAA
- a CDS encoding alpha/beta hydrolase, translating to MKKQAVLFLLAIFALCSVQAQTVDTIEVFSPKMNRSIKNVIILPDGYKKDGTVKYPVLYLLHGYSGRYDSWVSLKPTLPQDATRLGMIVVCPDGQNSWYWDSPIDPKFQFETYVSKELVQYIDQNYKTITSPKGRAITGLSMGGHGGLWLGINHPDVFGACGSMSGGVDIRPFPNNWDMKLRIGSYKENSELWNSHTVINQLDKIEPGSLSIIFDCGTDDFFYQVNEQLHKEMVYRNINHDYIVRPGGHTGEYWNNAIDYQMLFFYKFFKQK from the coding sequence ATGAAAAAACAAGCTGTTTTATTTTTACTTGCAATCTTTGCTTTGTGTTCTGTACAGGCTCAGACTGTGGATACAATTGAGGTATTCAGTCCTAAAATGAACCGAAGTATAAAAAATGTAATAATTCTTCCTGATGGATATAAGAAGGATGGTACGGTTAAATATCCTGTGCTGTATCTTCTGCATGGCTACTCGGGACGTTATGATTCGTGGGTGTCGCTCAAACCAACACTACCACAAGATGCTACCCGATTGGGGATGATCGTTGTTTGCCCCGATGGACAGAATAGTTGGTATTGGGATAGCCCTATCGATCCTAAATTTCAGTTTGAGACCTATGTGAGCAAAGAATTGGTGCAGTATATCGACCAAAATTATAAAACAATTACCTCACCCAAAGGTCGTGCGATAACAGGGCTTAGTATGGGTGGTCATGGAGGTTTGTGGCTAGGTATAAACCATCCCGATGTTTTTGGTGCATGCGGGTCGATGAGCGGAGGTGTAGATATACGTCCTTTTCCAAACAACTGGGATATGAAATTACGTATAGGTTCGTATAAAGAGAACTCCGAGTTGTGGAATAGCCATACGGTAATCAATCAACTGGATAAGATAGAACCGGGTTCGTTATCTATTATTTTCGATTGCGGAACAGACGACTTCTTCTATCAGGTAAACGAGCAATTGCATAAAGAAATGGTATATCGAAATATTAATCATGATTATATCGTTCGTCCGGGAGGACATACCGGCGAATACTGGAATAACGCGATTGATTATCAAATGCTATTTTTTTATAAGTTTTTTAAGCAGAAATAA
- a CDS encoding DUF2147 domain-containing protein translates to MKLKLILLSAFFISILTANAQSVVGKWKTFDDETKEAKSIVEITERGGKIYGKVIEILNPAKKDIKCKDCSGADKDKPVLGLEILKGLSKDGKEYNDGKILDPSNGKLYKCTVSLDGNDKLKVRGYVGISAFGRTQVWTRVK, encoded by the coding sequence ATGAAATTAAAACTAATATTGCTGTCGGCGTTCTTTATTTCTATACTTACTGCAAATGCACAATCTGTGGTTGGTAAATGGAAAACATTTGATGATGAAACCAAAGAAGCTAAATCGATTGTAGAAATTACCGAACGTGGTGGTAAAATCTATGGAAAAGTGATCGAGATACTCAATCCTGCCAAGAAAGATATAAAATGTAAAGACTGTTCGGGGGCTGATAAAGACAAGCCGGTTCTTGGTCTTGAGATTCTAAAAGGCTTATCTAAAGATGGTAAAGAATATAATGACGGAAAGATACTAGACCCTTCGAATGGCAAACTGTACAAATGTACCGTATCGCTTGACGGAAACGATAAACTGAAAGTAAGAGGCTATGTAGGCATTTCAGCTTTTGGAAGAACACAGGTCTGGACAAGAGTGAAGTAA
- a CDS encoding NAD(P)-dependent oxidoreductase → MKKILMGHNFKREDFAGLEGKFIIIYPENKLFTKDEILERISDIDVFVPNFSFQTDAEIIDKAKNLKLIANYGVGYNNIDVEYAASKGIAVTNTPQSVLEPTAELCFALMMATARKVAYYNHKLHSGVRLDWSIYGDLGVSLYGQTLGIYGMGRIGQAVARRALASGMNIIYHNRNRLPKDIEEKYNATYVDFDTLLKESDVVSLNAPATPETYHLMGEAEFKKMKNSAILINTARGQLVDEKALATALKTGKIYAAGLDVFEKEPKIFPELLELDNAILSPHAGTGTYSARRDMAHEVVKNIINFFEGGQIDKVN, encoded by the coding sequence ATGAAAAAGATATTGATGGGGCATAATTTCAAACGGGAAGATTTTGCCGGACTTGAAGGAAAGTTTATCATTATATACCCCGAAAACAAGCTGTTCACAAAAGATGAAATTTTGGAACGGATATCCGACATAGACGTATTCGTCCCTAATTTTTCGTTTCAGACAGATGCAGAGATTATAGATAAGGCAAAAAACCTAAAACTGATAGCCAACTATGGTGTAGGGTATAACAATATAGATGTGGAATACGCAGCCTCGAAAGGCATTGCCGTAACCAATACTCCCCAATCGGTACTAGAGCCCACAGCCGAGTTGTGCTTTGCCCTGATGATGGCAACAGCTCGTAAAGTAGCTTATTACAATCACAAGCTGCACTCAGGCGTCAGGCTCGATTGGAGTATATATGGAGATTTGGGTGTTTCGCTTTATGGGCAAACGCTTGGTATATATGGCATGGGGCGTATCGGGCAGGCGGTTGCACGCAGAGCCTTAGCATCGGGCATGAACATCATTTATCATAATAGGAACAGGCTGCCAAAAGACATTGAAGAGAAGTATAACGCCACCTATGTAGATTTCGACACACTCCTCAAAGAGTCGGACGTGGTATCGCTTAATGCACCTGCTACACCCGAGACTTATCACCTGATGGGAGAAGCCGAATTCAAGAAAATGAAAAACAGTGCTATACTTATCAATACTGCCCGTGGGCAACTGGTAGACGAGAAAGCCCTTGCTACAGCCTTGAAAACAGGAAAAATATATGCGGCTGGCCTTGATGTGTTCGAAAAAGAGCCTAAGATTTTCCCGGAACTATTGGAATTGGATAATGCCATTCTGTCCCCTCATGCCGGGACAGGCACTTATAGCGCACGGCGGGATATGGCTCACGAAGTGGTAAAAAATATAATCAACTTCTTTGAAGGAGGGCAAATAGATAAGGTGAATTAG
- a CDS encoding lysylphosphatidylglycerol synthase transmembrane domain-containing protein, with the protein MEKESQGFSIWKILLPTFIGIGVIIYMLSREFDMSDLKQISITEHTVFWICIAFCFMLGRDIGFTIRYRYLTEKQLSWMQCIKVTLLAEFGSAITPSVVGGSTMAVVFLTKEKIPVGRSTAMVFVTLLLDEMYFVVTFPILLLFIPFDTLFSDHSALGNGVLVLFAVAYIIKMVLCTLLIIGLFFRPQAIRWLIIKFFRLPFLRRWHKSAVKAGDDLVISSREIRGKGISFWWPLILATILSWGSRYLVVNAIFMAFFTVHDNLLIFARQFVMWIMMVVSPTPGGSGFSEFIFKEYLSEFIPLVGVVPLMILLWRLLTYYNYLLVGALIVPRWVKKSFGKQQEKEEN; encoded by the coding sequence ATGGAAAAAGAATCTCAAGGATTTAGTATATGGAAGATATTGCTCCCTACCTTCATCGGTATAGGAGTTATCATATACATGCTTAGCCGCGAGTTTGATATGTCTGATCTCAAACAGATATCCATTACAGAACATACTGTATTCTGGATATGTATTGCCTTTTGTTTTATGTTGGGGCGTGATATCGGCTTTACAATCCGTTATCGCTATCTTACCGAAAAACAATTGTCGTGGATGCAATGTATCAAAGTCACTCTATTGGCTGAATTCGGTTCGGCAATAACACCTTCGGTAGTAGGAGGTTCTACAATGGCTGTTGTTTTCTTGACAAAAGAGAAAATTCCTGTCGGGCGAAGTACGGCAATGGTTTTTGTTACGTTGTTGCTCGACGAAATGTACTTTGTTGTTACATTTCCTATTCTACTTCTTTTTATCCCTTTCGATACTTTATTTTCCGATCATTCGGCCCTTGGTAACGGCGTATTGGTCTTGTTTGCAGTAGCCTATATCATAAAAATGGTTCTGTGTACACTGCTGATAATTGGGCTGTTTTTTAGACCTCAGGCAATACGTTGGCTTATTATTAAGTTCTTTCGATTGCCTTTTTTGAGGCGATGGCACAAAAGTGCAGTGAAGGCGGGCGATGATCTCGTTATTAGTTCCAGAGAAATACGAGGAAAAGGCATCTCTTTTTGGTGGCCTCTGATACTCGCTACCATCTTGTCTTGGGGTTCACGATACCTGGTAGTCAATGCTATCTTTATGGCATTCTTTACTGTGCATGACAACCTGCTTATCTTTGCCCGCCAGTTTGTGATGTGGATTATGATGGTAGTAAGTCCGACACCCGGAGGAAGCGGTTTCAGTGAGTTTATCTTTAAAGAATACCTGAGCGAATTTATACCATTAGTAGGGGTTGTGCCGTTGATGATCCTCTTGTGGCGATTGCTTACCTATTATAATTACCTGTTGGTGGGGGCATTGATTGTTCCTCGGTGGGTGAAGAAATCTTTTGGAAAACAACAAGAAAAGGAGGAGAACTAA
- a CDS encoding glycerate kinase — protein MKNPIFVLAPDSFKGSMTAKQVCDAMERGIKRIYPEAICIKIPMADGGEGTVQSLVDATDGKIYEEPVTGPLGSAVSAKYGILGDGSTAVIEMASASGLYLIDNGSRNPLVTTTYGTGELVKACLNRGVTKIILGIGGSATNDGGAGFAQALGVRFLDKENKDLPFGGLALRELAKIDVSSIDKRLQDIDIEVACDVSNPLCGENGASFVFAPQKGATAEMVSALDDALLHYAEVIKNQLGREVKDVPGAGAAGGLGAGLLTFTNARLQKGIDIVIDYTNLKAAIKKADVVFTGEGKIDSQTQYGKTPYGVAQLTRAEGKKVIAIAGDLEKGAQELYASVFDFIIPIKPESVSLEESMKRGEEYVEQAIANLLTKHEL, from the coding sequence GTGAAAAACCCAATTTTTGTATTAGCTCCCGATTCGTTTAAAGGTTCCATGACAGCCAAGCAAGTGTGTGATGCGATGGAAAGAGGTATAAAAAGAATCTACCCTGAAGCAATATGCATCAAAATACCAATGGCAGATGGAGGAGAGGGAACTGTGCAATCTTTGGTAGATGCTACCGACGGTAAGATATATGAAGAGCCTGTAACGGGTCCGTTGGGATCGGCAGTCTCTGCTAAATATGGAATTCTGGGTGATGGATCTACTGCCGTTATTGAGATGGCTTCGGCAAGTGGGCTTTACTTGATAGATAACGGTAGCCGCAATCCACTTGTGACCACTACATACGGTACAGGTGAGTTGGTTAAGGCTTGTCTCAACAGAGGTGTAACAAAAATAATATTGGGAATAGGAGGTAGCGCTACCAATGATGGTGGCGCAGGCTTCGCCCAAGCGTTAGGGGTCAGATTTCTTGATAAGGAAAATAAAGATCTGCCGTTTGGCGGATTAGCTCTCCGAGAATTGGCGAAGATAGACGTCTCATCTATAGATAAGCGATTGCAAGATATAGATATTGAGGTAGCCTGTGATGTATCCAATCCTTTGTGTGGAGAAAACGGAGCCTCTTTTGTTTTCGCACCGCAGAAAGGAGCTACTGCGGAAATGGTAAGTGCGCTGGACGATGCCTTGCTACACTATGCAGAAGTGATTAAAAATCAACTGGGCAGAGAAGTGAAAGATGTACCGGGAGCCGGTGCTGCCGGAGGTCTCGGAGCCGGATTGCTAACGTTTACAAATGCACGTTTGCAGAAAGGCATCGATATTGTAATAGACTATACTAATCTTAAAGCTGCAATAAAAAAGGCTGATGTGGTATTTACCGGTGAAGGTAAAATAGATTCTCAAACCCAATATGGGAAAACACCTTATGGTGTCGCTCAACTAACACGAGCGGAAGGGAAAAAAGTAATAGCTATTGCAGGAGATCTGGAAAAAGGAGCGCAGGAGTTGTATGCTTCTGTCTTTGATTTTATAATTCCGATTAAACCTGAAAGTGTTTCCCTGGAGGAATCGATGAAAAGAGGAGAGGAGTATGTAGAGCAGGCTATTGCAAACCTCTTGACGAAGCATGAACTATAA